The following is a genomic window from Puntigrus tetrazona isolate hp1 chromosome 20, ASM1883169v1, whole genome shotgun sequence.
GCAGAGCCACCCCGAAACTATGTTCACCAGCATCCCACAGTCCCTCTGGTGGGGCATCATTGCCATGTCCACCGTGGGTTACGGAGACATCTACCCTAAAACGACGCTGGGCAGGTGTAACGCCGCTGCAAGTTTCCTGTGTGGAATCGTGGCGATCGCGTTACCGGTTCACCTGATAATCAACAACTTCGTCTTTGTTTACAGTAAGCAGCGCGTGCTAGAATCCAGTGCACAGCATGAGATCGAACTCATGGCGTTGCGCGCGAAGGACGAAACACAGGGGTGTCCGGAGTCTACAAAAAAGCCATCACAGGCTTCGGTGGTCAACAGCTCGGTGTGGGATAGTGCTGTTGTGTATCCCCCTGACACAACAAATGCTCCCAAAGACCAGCTGTCTACAAAGGCGAGATCAACCACAGAGTGATTcagcttcaaaataataaacttcTTAGGTGATTAAACCAATCTATAATCTATATATCGTCCATTGGTTTTCTTGTAGCCTactccatctatctatccatccattcagtGACTAATGtaatacatctttttttataGAGTAACGCCgcttataagtaaatatataatttaatgccAGTAATCAAAAATTTTGACATGTAAAGTCGTTATcacaaaatcaacaaataatgtaattattttaatacatacattaaaatagtgatttatttgtaatccgcatgacaaaaaaaaatattcaaacactGCTTGAATTTTTTATGTTGAACCTGTTAGGATAAAATGAACCTTTTTGGCATTTTCAATAGTgacaatatatttgtattaaaaatgaccGAGCAGAGTGCGGACTGCAAAATCAGGGTTGTCCAGTTTTATCACGTGGCACAACTTGTTGCCTTGCAGTTTCCATATTTCAACACTAGAGTGAGATATTTCAACATAAAATCGAGTTGCTGCGCGCGCTAACACACCGCTGGACGACCGCTGCTCGACAGACACGACGCGCCTAACTTCCCAAAGCGCTTTAgcgtgcatttatttgtactgaGTGGAGAAAGCAAagttttacaaaagaaaagctTCCGTTTGGTCGAATTCgaaatgttatataattaaataatatactataaaagCTGTAAGAGTGTAAAAAAGTTGAAGAAAGCGCGAGAGCCATGCGATGTCGCAGGTCTACATTGTTTAAATGTACCGCTATCAGTTATAATCACAGTAAGATAGTATATGTTTTATGACTGCATGAGTTGCAGCCTGTCCCTGGTCCTTCAATCTGAAAACAATTTATGACTCTCCACCCCTCCCATCACGTCTGCTTCatccctacacacacacacacacacacacacacacacacacacacacactcaacacaccTTGGTTCTGCTCCTGTCACCCGTCTATACTCATGTTGCGCTCGTTCGGATTCATTCTGCTCTAGACACGGACATCATGCAGCTGAAACCAGACGCTTTCTTCATAGGGTTTTGATCCAAACATAtgtaagtttttcttttttattattattattattattattattattattattattattattattacaatctaCCATTTGCATTAGAAGATTATTTATAACGTGGAGCACTCGATTTTATTAGTGTGAACACGGCTTAGGCTAATGTTCGAATAATGTAATAcctctgtaaaaaaatgtttttcaaaaggctataataaataaaaacctatcATCTTAAAGTGAGCAAAACGTGTTTTGTCCTCTTTCCTGCTAACCTTGAAGGTGAAACCAACTGTTAAAGCTAATGCCAAAATCAAAACctttgtaaatgtacatttttattaaaataaagcagttttcattgttttcaaatgttgtcacaaaaagtcagaatatatgctcattttctaaaaatcacAGTATGAAATTTTGTGTCAGTCTCTCATAGTAGAGCTACTAGTTATCGACCTGTTGCTTTTTATTATCCACTAGATTAAAAAATTGattcttttgtttaaaactcTGGATTGTTTCAGTTAACATGTGGGAGTTCCCGAGGACTCGTTACGCGGACTGTAACGGGTCAGAAGCGAGTGAGGAGACGGAGATTGCTGTGAATATCGGCGGTGTCAAGCACATTCTCTACGGGGACGTGCTGAACCGATATCCCGAGACACGTTTGGCGGAGCTGGTGAACCGATCCACGGATTCCACACAAGATCTCTGTGCGCTCTGTGATGACTACGACGACTTAAAGCGAGAGTTTTACTTCGACAGAGACCCAGAGGCCTTCAAATGCATCCTAGAGCTGTATTACTACGGAGAGATTCATATTAAGCGAGGAATCTGTCCCATGTGCTTCATGAGAGAGATGGACTACTGGGAGATCGACGCGGAGTATCTGGATGAATGCTGTATAAGCAATTTAAATGAGGTGCAAACCGAGCTGGCGGAAATAGCAGATAAGGTCAAGACCATCCTGGATGATCTGGAGGATGATGAGACGGTCACTAGAGGTCAGAGGTGCCAAGCGTTTCTGCGGAATCTCATGGAGAAACCAGAGTCATCTTTAGCCGCGCGCATAATCGCAGTGGTGTCGTTCGCCTTGATCCTGCTCTCCTCTGTGGTCATGTGCGTGGGAACCATCCCCGAGCTGCAAGTGCAAGATGCTCAGGGTAACCACGTGGAACACCCGACCCTTGAGTCCATCGAGACGGCTTGCATCATCTGGTTCACAGTGGAGTACATTTTGCGTTTCCTGTCTTCTTCGAACCAGGTGCGCTTTGTGTTTTCCTTCATGAAT
Proteins encoded in this region:
- the LOC122325536 gene encoding potassium voltage-gated channel subfamily F member 1-like — its product is MWEFPRTRYADCNGSEASEETEIAVNIGGVKHILYGDVLNRYPETRLAELVNRSTDSTQDLCALCDDYDDLKREFYFDRDPEAFKCILELYYYGEIHIKRGICPMCFMREMDYWEIDAEYLDECCISNLNEVQTELAEIADKVKTILDDLEDDETVTRGQRCQAFLRNLMEKPESSLAARIIAVVSFALILLSSVVMCVGTIPELQVQDAQGNHVEHPTLESIETACIIWFTVEYILRFLSSSNQVRFVFSFMNIIDFLAIMPFYVVLILTHLGTAIMELANVQQAVQALRIMRIARIFKLARHSSGLQTLTFALKSSLKELGLLLMYMSVGIFLFSALGYTLEQSHPETMFTSIPQSFWWAIITMTTVGYGDIYPKTTLGRCNAAVSFLCGVIAIALPIHPIINNFVIVYSKQRVLETAAKHEIELMALRAKEEALECPETGRTASAGSSSVWDSAAVSASQSDTYIPLLGDPTNVSKGQPAHKCKNN